The following proteins are encoded in a genomic region of Roseisolibacter agri:
- a CDS encoding ABC transporter permease — translation MPLLEAVRLALQQIRVQKLKSFFTVLGVLIGVMFLIAVISIVQGMSNYMENDFAGKLIGGNTFTVRRFNFIGGDYSEEEWRRIQRRPRIYPADVKIMRDALPPGTQTAIHSEDRPYAVTPYARRRQVNAVATDGDYFRIKKYDLSSGRAFTPQEAELGSSVVVIGDEVARDFFPNLDPLGREIRIGGLPYTVIGVIEKQGNVFGFSLDRLAIAPFNSALRRVTNPRGDVDGLIVQAPTREMLEDLQEVVREAMRARRHLGPGQEDNFSFETSDSALQFFDELKGKMLMFGTALPAIGLIVGSMVIMNIMLVAVAERTREIGIRKALGARRKDILRQFLVESATLSLVGAAIGIALGLGAAKLLAMAFPFLPAGVAPWSIAVALVVGAGVGIVSGAYPASRAARLDPITALRSE, via the coding sequence ACCGTGCTCGGCGTGCTCATCGGCGTCATGTTCCTGATCGCCGTCATCTCCATCGTGCAGGGGATGAGCAACTACATGGAGAACGACTTCGCCGGGAAGCTGATCGGCGGGAACACGTTCACCGTGCGCCGCTTCAACTTCATCGGCGGCGACTACTCCGAGGAGGAGTGGCGCCGGATCCAGCGGCGGCCGCGCATCTATCCGGCGGACGTGAAGATCATGCGCGACGCGCTGCCGCCCGGCACGCAGACGGCGATCCACAGCGAGGACCGGCCCTACGCGGTCACGCCGTACGCACGGCGCCGCCAGGTGAACGCGGTCGCGACCGACGGCGACTACTTCCGCATCAAGAAGTACGACCTGTCCAGCGGGCGCGCCTTCACGCCGCAGGAGGCGGAGCTGGGCTCCTCGGTGGTCGTGATCGGCGACGAGGTCGCGCGCGACTTCTTCCCGAACCTCGATCCGCTGGGCCGCGAGATCCGGATCGGCGGGCTGCCGTACACCGTCATCGGCGTGATCGAGAAGCAGGGCAACGTGTTCGGCTTCTCGCTCGACCGGCTGGCGATCGCGCCGTTCAACAGCGCGCTGCGCCGCGTCACGAACCCGCGCGGCGACGTGGACGGGCTGATCGTGCAGGCGCCGACGCGCGAGATGCTGGAGGACCTGCAGGAGGTCGTGCGCGAGGCGATGCGCGCGCGGCGCCACCTCGGGCCGGGCCAGGAGGACAACTTCTCCTTCGAGACCTCCGACTCCGCCCTGCAGTTCTTCGATGAGCTCAAGGGGAAGATGCTGATGTTCGGCACCGCGCTCCCGGCGATCGGCCTCATCGTCGGCTCGATGGTGATCATGAACATCATGCTCGTCGCGGTGGCCGAGCGGACGCGCGAGATCGGGATCCGCAAGGCGCTCGGCGCGCGACGGAAGGACATCCTGCGCCAGTTCCTCGTCGAGTCGGCGACGCTGAGCCTCGTCGGCGCGGCGATCGGCATCGCGCTCGGCCTGGGCGCGGCGAAGCTGCTCGCGATGGCCTTCCCGTTCCTGCCCGCCGGCGTCGCGCCCTGGTCGATCGCCGTCGCGCTGGTGGTGGGCGCCGGCGTCGGCATCGTGTCCGGCGCGTACCCCGCCAGCCGCGCCGCGCGGCTCGATCCGATCACCGCCCTGCGCTCCGAGTGA